One Pseudomonas abieticivorans genomic region harbors:
- a CDS encoding PIG-L deacetylase family protein: MSRAAPFGVGGTSLQQWQASAELAQVPWLPVATLIPPAARLVVLAPHPDDEVLACGGLLAAMAARQDDVLLIAVTDGEASHPGTPGLAARRQAESEYALARLGFYVPRLKCQRLAMADGQVAAGERQLVAHLIEQLRPGDYLLSTWRHDGHCDHEAAGRSAAQAAAATGATLLEMPVWAWHWATPDDPRMPWQRAHKLQLSPAHLARKRHAIQAHISQLHSTAGQPAVLSPATLERLMQPYELVFT, from the coding sequence GTGAGCCGCGCCGCGCCGTTTGGCGTGGGCGGCACCTCGTTGCAGCAATGGCAGGCCAGTGCCGAACTGGCCCAAGTGCCTTGGCTGCCCGTCGCCACGCTGATCCCGCCCGCTGCGCGCCTGGTGGTGCTGGCGCCGCACCCTGACGACGAAGTGCTGGCCTGTGGCGGATTGTTGGCCGCTATGGCGGCGCGTCAAGACGACGTGTTGCTGATCGCCGTGACCGACGGTGAAGCCAGCCACCCCGGCACGCCCGGCCTGGCCGCGCGGCGCCAGGCTGAAAGCGAATACGCCCTGGCCCGCCTGGGGTTCTACGTGCCGCGCCTCAAGTGCCAACGCCTGGCCATGGCGGATGGCCAGGTGGCCGCCGGCGAACGCCAATTGGTCGCGCACCTGATCGAGCAATTGCGCCCCGGCGACTACCTGCTGAGCACCTGGCGCCACGACGGCCATTGCGACCACGAAGCGGCCGGCCGCAGCGCCGCGCAGGCGGCGGCTGCCACCGGCGCTACTTTGTTGGAAATGCCCGTGTGGGCGTGGCACTGGGCAACGCCCGATGACCCGCGCATGCCGTGGCAGCGGGCGCACAAATTACAGCTCAGCCCCGCGCACCTGGCACGCAAACGCCACGCCATCCAAGCCCATATCAGCCAATTGCACAGCACCGCCGGGCAACCGGCGGTGCTTTCGCCCGCCACGCTGGAGCGCCTGATGCAACCTTACGAACTGGTGTTTACATGA
- a CDS encoding acyl-CoA dehydrogenase: MQEPLERLESALSDFARRPNASCLEQALQHTLHTCLQQGLDQLPLPGAGQTLLRWQRLAAVASVDLSLLKLFEGHTDALAILAELGSQPFSSPGLWAVWAAEPPAARVQVTGQGTDPVHLNGTKAWCSGAQQVDYALLTAWDEHAQPQLVAVTLHQPGVRVGQHGWQAVGMARTASVDVQFEHAVGLRVGAPGEYLSRPGFWQGGAGIAAAWYGAAMALARALLEHRRQARPDAHADAHLGAVDAALCGAAASLRECAAWIDAHPRDDARLAVQRLRAQVESAVEQVCRHVGRALGATPYCRDAHFARLAADLPVFIRQSHAERDLAQLGQLVSAGSTAAWSL, from the coding sequence ATGCAAGAACCCCTGGAACGCCTGGAATCGGCCTTGTCGGATTTCGCCCGCAGGCCTAATGCGTCGTGTCTTGAGCAAGCCCTGCAACACACCCTGCACACCTGCCTGCAGCAAGGCCTGGACCAATTGCCCCTGCCCGGCGCAGGGCAGACCCTGTTGCGCTGGCAGCGGCTGGCTGCCGTGGCCAGCGTCGACCTGTCGCTGCTCAAGCTGTTCGAGGGCCACACCGACGCCCTGGCGATACTTGCCGAGCTTGGCTCGCAACCGTTCAGTAGCCCTGGGTTGTGGGCCGTTTGGGCCGCCGAACCACCGGCAGCGCGGGTGCAGGTCACAGGCCAAGGCACTGACCCCGTGCACCTTAACGGTACCAAGGCGTGGTGTTCTGGCGCGCAGCAGGTCGACTACGCACTGCTCACCGCTTGGGATGAACACGCCCAGCCGCAGTTGGTCGCGGTCACGCTCCACCAGCCCGGCGTGCGGGTCGGCCAACACGGTTGGCAAGCGGTGGGCATGGCCCGCACCGCCAGTGTCGACGTGCAGTTCGAACACGCTGTGGGCCTGCGCGTCGGCGCCCCCGGCGAGTACCTCTCGCGCCCGGGCTTTTGGCAAGGCGGCGCGGGCATCGCCGCCGCGTGGTACGGCGCGGCCATGGCTCTTGCGCGCGCGTTGCTCGAACACCGCCGCCAAGCCCGTCCTGACGCCCACGCCGACGCCCACCTGGGCGCCGTGGACGCCGCGTTGTGCGGCGCCGCCGCCAGTTTGCGCGAATGCGCGGCCTGGATCGACGCCCACCCACGCGACGATGCCCGCCTGGCTGTGCAACGGCTCAGGGCCCAGGTTGAATCGGCGGTGGAACAGGTGTGTCGCCACGTGGGGCGCGCACTGGGGGCCACGCCATATTGCCGGGATGCGCACTTTGCGCGGTTGGCCGCCGACCTGCCGGTGTTTATCCGCCAAAGCCATGCCGAGCGCGACCTGGCGCAACTGGGGCAACTGGTTTCGGCCGGTTCAACTGCCGCGTGGTCGCTGTGA
- a CDS encoding LysR family transcriptional regulator — MNAFEDMRLFAQVMESGSFTAAAEQLGLSKQYVSRRLMQLESRLGVRLLNRSTRRLDVTPLGQSYYESAVRLLNEVQAVEQGIVGENAQPRGTLRVSAPLSFAVAHLGTLLPEFLKRYPQVAVEVDLSDRPVDLLGEGYDVVLRIGVLLDSSLIARRIACIPRLYCASPQYLAARGTPRLPADLAAHDCLPYGHGRQVQWQFQVGGKPQAMAVTGRIRANNGELLKDAALADLGIAYLPRFIVGDALADGRLVSVLDSFAPPALQLSAVYPQHRQSSRPVQAFIDFLRERLVHDLALQQAPTLDAAQEPL; from the coding sequence ATGAACGCCTTTGAAGACATGCGCCTGTTTGCCCAGGTGATGGAGTCTGGCAGCTTCACCGCGGCCGCCGAACAACTGGGCCTGTCCAAGCAATACGTCAGTCGGCGCCTGATGCAGTTGGAAAGCCGCCTGGGCGTGCGCTTGCTCAATCGCTCTACCCGGCGCCTGGACGTCACGCCGTTGGGCCAGAGCTACTACGAGTCGGCCGTGCGGCTGTTGAACGAGGTGCAAGCGGTGGAGCAGGGCATCGTCGGCGAAAACGCCCAGCCGCGTGGCACCTTGCGGGTCAGTGCGCCGTTGTCGTTTGCCGTGGCGCACTTGGGGACCTTGCTGCCTGAGTTTCTCAAGCGCTACCCGCAGGTGGCGGTCGAGGTGGACCTCAGTGATCGCCCGGTCGACTTGCTGGGCGAGGGCTACGACGTGGTGCTGCGTATCGGTGTGCTGCTGGACTCCTCGCTGATCGCCCGGCGCATTGCTTGCATCCCCAGACTCTACTGCGCCAGCCCACAGTACCTGGCGGCGCGCGGCACCCCACGGCTGCCAGCAGACCTGGCGGCCCACGATTGCCTGCCTTACGGCCATGGCCGGCAAGTGCAGTGGCAGTTTCAGGTGGGTGGCAAACCCCAGGCCATGGCGGTGACCGGGCGCATCCGGGCCAACAACGGCGAACTGCTCAAAGACGCGGCCCTGGCAGACCTGGGCATTGCCTATCTGCCACGGTTCATCGTCGGCGACGCCCTGGCCGATGGCCGGCTGGTCAGCGTGCTGGACAGTTTCGCGCCGCCGGCGCTGCAGTTGTCGGCCGTGTACCCCCAGCACCGGCAGAGTTCAAGGCCGGTGCAGGCGTTCATCGATTTCCTGCGCGAGCGCCTGGTACACGACCTTGCGCTGCAGCAAGCCCCTACCCTAGACGCTGCTCAAGAGCCCTTGTGA
- a CDS encoding GlxA family transcriptional regulator, protein MKRVAIVLYPDFLLLDMAGPVEVFSIANRYLEPAHGYEVFTLGVDPGLVRASCGVRIQADGCLDKVDTPLDILLVPGGPGAYNGRHPGLINWLRHAAPAAGRYGSICTGAFILGHAGLLDDHQVTTHWHYTERLIKAFPKACVATDQIYVHDRRLITSGGVTAGIDLALSIVAQDHGRKVALDVAKVLLVVMRRQGGQAQFSPLVATVATQESPITAVQHYVLEHLEEPLCVEQLAALAAMSVRHFSRVFARQVQMTPLAFIQNARIDRARSLLESTDLPFKTVAYKSGFGSVRQMRELFSARLGRTPVQYRHQFN, encoded by the coding sequence ATGAAACGTGTAGCCATCGTCCTGTACCCCGATTTTCTCCTGCTCGACATGGCCGGCCCCGTGGAGGTGTTTTCCATCGCCAACCGTTACCTGGAACCGGCCCACGGCTATGAGGTGTTTACCCTGGGCGTCGACCCCGGTCTGGTTCGGGCCTCGTGCGGGGTGCGGATCCAGGCCGATGGGTGCCTGGACAAGGTCGACACGCCCCTGGATATTTTGCTGGTGCCCGGCGGCCCCGGTGCCTATAACGGCCGCCATCCGGGCCTGATCAACTGGCTCAGGCACGCGGCGCCCGCTGCCGGGCGCTACGGCTCGATCTGCACCGGCGCTTTTATTCTCGGCCACGCGGGGCTGCTGGACGACCACCAAGTGACCACCCACTGGCACTACACCGAGCGCCTGATCAAGGCGTTCCCCAAGGCCTGCGTGGCCACCGACCAGATCTACGTGCACGACCGGCGCCTGATCACCTCGGGCGGCGTCACGGCGGGCATTGATCTGGCGCTGTCCATCGTCGCCCAGGACCACGGGCGCAAGGTGGCCCTGGACGTGGCCAAAGTGCTGCTGGTGGTGATGCGCCGCCAGGGCGGCCAGGCTCAGTTCAGCCCGCTGGTGGCGACCGTGGCCACCCAGGAGTCACCCATCACGGCGGTTCAGCATTATGTGCTGGAGCACCTGGAAGAGCCGCTGTGTGTCGAGCAACTGGCGGCCCTTGCGGCCATGAGCGTGCGCCACTTCAGCCGGGTATTTGCCCGCCAGGTGCAGATGACGCCCTTGGCGTTTATACAAAACGCGCGCATCGACCGTGCTCGCAGTCTCCTGGAAAGCACGGATTTGCCTTTTAAAACAGTGGCCTACAAAAGCGGCTTTGGCAGTGTGCGGCAAATGCGCGAGCTGTTCAGCGCCCGTTTGGGCCGTACCCCGGTGCAATACCGTCACCAATTCAACTGA
- the argC gene encoding N-acetyl-gamma-glutamyl-phosphate reductase gives MTTPLIFIDGDQGTTGLQIHQRLHGRTDLTLVTLPAEQRKDPKHRAEAINACDIAILCLPDEAARAAVASLHNPAVRVIDASSAHRTQADWTYGFAELNRQQAQRIASARRVSNPGCYPTGAIGLLQPLLAAGLVPRDYPISIHAVSGYSGGGRAVVDAHEGDNASAAAAFQVYGLGLAHKHVPEIQQHSGLSERPVFVPAYGAFRQGIVLTIALQLRLLAPGVDAARLHACLAQHYASTAYVKVDSREAAKNLERLDPQMMNGSDHLRLMVFENEGQVLLAAVFDNLGKGAAGAAVQNLDLMLV, from the coding sequence ATGACCACACCCCTGATTTTCATCGACGGCGACCAAGGCACCACGGGTTTGCAAATCCACCAGCGCCTGCATGGCCGCACCGACCTGACACTGGTCACGCTGCCGGCCGAACAGCGCAAAGACCCCAAGCACCGCGCCGAGGCCATCAACGCCTGTGACATCGCGATCCTGTGCCTGCCAGACGAGGCCGCCCGCGCAGCCGTGGCCAGCCTCCATAACCCGGCCGTGCGGGTGATCGACGCCAGTTCTGCGCACCGTACCCAGGCCGACTGGACCTACGGCTTCGCCGAGTTGAACCGCCAACAAGCCCAACGCATCGCCAGCGCACGGCGGGTGAGCAACCCCGGCTGCTACCCCACGGGGGCGATCGGCCTGTTGCAGCCATTGCTCGCAGCCGGCCTGGTACCACGGGACTACCCGATAAGTATCCATGCGGTGTCGGGCTATTCGGGCGGCGGCAGGGCCGTGGTCGATGCCCATGAAGGCGACAACGCGTCGGCTGCGGCAGCCTTTCAGGTGTATGGGTTGGGGTTGGCACACAAGCACGTGCCAGAAATCCAGCAACACAGCGGCTTGAGCGAGCGCCCGGTGTTTGTGCCCGCCTACGGGGCGTTTCGCCAGGGCATCGTGCTGACGATTGCCCTGCAGCTGCGCTTGCTCGCCCCCGGCGTGGATGCCGCACGGTTGCATGCCTGCCTGGCGCAGCACTATGCAAGCACCGCGTACGTCAAGGTCGATTCGCGGGAAGCCGCCAAAAACCTGGAGCGGCTAGACCCGCAAATGATGAATGGCAGCGACCACTTGCGTTTGATGGTGTTCGAGAATGAAGGCCAGGTACTGTTGGCTGCGGTGTTCGACAACCTGGGTAAAGGCGCGGCGGGGGCGGCGGTGCAGAACCTGGACTTGATGTTGGTTTGA
- a CDS encoding LysR family transcriptional regulator, which produces MREISLDRLRTLVAIADLGSFAEAARVLNLAPPTVSLHIADLEARVGGTLLSRTRGRVQPSAIGETLIERARRLLADAEQALEEVQRQVLGLAGRVRLGASTGAIAQLLPQALETLGHSHPDIDVQVAVLTSQQTLQKLADGALDIGLVALPQAPVKGLRIAAWRRDPVMAFLPSRWDCPQVVTPDWLANQALILNDSSTRLSRLTTDWFAGVGPQPTPRIQLNYNDAIKSLVAAGYGATLLPHEASTPLPDTRITMRPLQPLLWRQLGIAHRAGQVERPTLHVLDVLWALSTQQANQPGKV; this is translated from the coding sequence ATGCGCGAAATCAGCCTGGACCGCCTGCGTACCCTGGTCGCGATTGCCGACCTTGGGTCTTTTGCCGAGGCCGCGCGGGTGCTGAACCTGGCGCCGCCCACGGTCAGCCTGCACATTGCCGACCTAGAGGCCCGCGTGGGCGGCACGCTGCTGTCGCGCACGCGCGGGCGGGTGCAGCCCTCGGCCATTGGCGAAACCCTGATAGAGCGCGCCCGTCGCTTGTTGGCCGACGCCGAGCAGGCGCTCGAAGAGGTGCAGCGCCAGGTTCTGGGCCTGGCCGGGCGGGTGCGCCTGGGCGCGTCCACCGGGGCCATCGCGCAGTTGCTGCCCCAGGCGCTGGAAACCCTGGGGCACTCGCACCCCGACATCGACGTGCAGGTGGCGGTGCTCACGTCCCAGCAAACCCTGCAAAAACTCGCCGACGGTGCGCTGGACATCGGCCTGGTCGCACTGCCGCAGGCCCCGGTCAAAGGCCTGCGGATCGCGGCCTGGCGCCGCGACCCGGTCATGGCGTTCCTGCCCTCGCGCTGGGACTGCCCCCAAGTGGTCACCCCCGATTGGCTGGCCAACCAAGCGCTGATCCTCAACGACAGCAGTACCCGGCTTTCACGCCTGACCACTGACTGGTTCGCCGGCGTCGGGCCACAGCCCACGCCGCGGATCCAGCTCAACTACAACGACGCGATCAAAAGCCTGGTGGCGGCTGGTTATGGCGCGACCTTGCTGCCCCATGAAGCGTCGACGCCATTGCCGGATACGCGCATCACCATGCGCCCGCTGCAACCGCTGCTGTGGCGCCAACTGGGCATCGCCCATCGCGCAGGGCAGGTGGAGCGGCCCACGCTGCACGTGCTCGACGTGTTGTGGGCATTGAGTACGCAGCAAGCCAACCAGCCAGGCAAGGTGTAA
- a CDS encoding cell wall hydrolase: MRLVRLTACIAIAFFGGQALAADPVQSPEVVKDKAQVLEHKVADKEGAVPKAATITKAEAQVVDPAGEASVNDTLTCLSRTIYWEAKGGNAQDMSAVANVVLNRLGHDGFPSTICEVVKEGQSKKACQFSWWCDGRSDDVEEPERYDIAKEIARKALNQQLPDNTGGAMYFHDRNVSPAWVKQYIETAHTDKFLFYKPHDGKAK; the protein is encoded by the coding sequence ATGCGCCTAGTCCGGTTGACCGCCTGCATTGCAATTGCTTTTTTCGGGGGGCAGGCGCTGGCCGCCGACCCGGTGCAAAGCCCCGAAGTGGTCAAGGACAAGGCCCAGGTGCTGGAGCACAAGGTGGCCGATAAGGAGGGCGCCGTGCCCAAGGCTGCGACCATCACCAAGGCCGAGGCGCAGGTGGTCGACCCCGCTGGCGAAGCGTCGGTGAATGACACCTTGACCTGCCTGTCGCGCACGATCTATTGGGAAGCCAAAGGTGGCAATGCACAAGACATGTCGGCGGTGGCCAACGTGGTGCTCAACCGCCTGGGCCATGACGGTTTCCCCAGCACTATTTGCGAGGTGGTCAAAGAGGGCCAGTCGAAGAAGGCTTGCCAGTTTTCCTGGTGGTGCGACGGCCGCTCCGACGATGTCGAGGAACCCGAACGCTACGACATTGCCAAGGAAATCGCGCGCAAGGCGCTCAATCAGCAACTGCCCGACAACACCGGTGGCGCCATGTATTTCCACGACCGCAACGTGTCGCCGGCGTGGGTGAAGCAATACATCGAAACGGCTCATACCGATAAATTCCTGTTCTACAAACCGCACGACGGCAAGGCGAAATAG
- a CDS encoding LysR family transcriptional regulator gives MKMPDIEAIQAFVLVAELKSFTRAADLVGGTQAAISQKIKRLEEGLGRQLLERTPRKVTLSLHGQAFLDSARRLLASYQDAVNCFDSPKRTLKVGVSHHIVGADLSQWLRRLANTDPQVVVAFSLGTSRDMLESYEQGKLDVALILRHDNRRQDGEVIGCERFGWMAAQSFELAPGAPLPLAIQPEPCGMRSMVMSALHTQNRRWEQAFVGSGILAIGAAVGAGIGIGAMVGRMAPAGCVDVSERFALPPLPSRDVVLYTAQRDAQAQQLIRTLSADIAGG, from the coding sequence ATGAAAATGCCCGACATCGAGGCTATCCAGGCATTCGTCCTGGTGGCCGAGCTCAAGAGTTTCACCCGCGCCGCCGACCTGGTCGGGGGCACCCAGGCTGCCATCAGCCAAAAGATCAAGCGATTGGAAGAAGGCCTGGGCCGCCAATTGCTCGAGCGCACGCCGCGCAAGGTGACCCTGTCATTGCACGGGCAAGCCTTCCTGGACAGCGCACGGCGCCTGCTGGCCAGCTATCAGGACGCGGTGAACTGCTTCGACTCACCCAAGCGCACCCTGAAGGTGGGCGTCAGCCATCACATTGTCGGCGCCGACCTGAGCCAATGGCTGCGGCGCCTGGCCAACACCGACCCACAGGTGGTGGTGGCGTTCAGCCTGGGCACCTCGCGGGACATGCTGGAAAGCTATGAGCAGGGCAAACTCGACGTGGCCCTGATCCTGCGCCATGACAACCGTCGCCAAGACGGTGAGGTGATTGGCTGCGAACGCTTTGGCTGGATGGCCGCGCAGTCGTTCGAGCTGGCGCCCGGCGCGCCGTTGCCCCTTGCGATCCAACCAGAGCCCTGCGGCATGCGCAGCATGGTGATGAGCGCGCTGCACACGCAAAACCGCCGCTGGGAACAAGCGTTCGTGGGCAGCGGCATCCTGGCGATCGGCGCGGCGGTGGGTGCCGGCATCGGCATCGGCGCCATGGTTGGGCGCATGGCACCGGCCGGCTGCGTCGATGTGAGCGAGCGCTTCGCCCTGCCGCCGCTGCCCAGCCGTGACGTGGTGCTTTATACCGCGCAGCGCGATGCCCAGGCCCAGCAGTTGATCCGGACCCTGAGCGCGGACATCGCGGGCGGCTGA
- a CDS encoding methyl-accepting chemotaxis protein: MNMRNLSISRRLWLILVVAVLMLLVMAGAMLKQIHDDLYDAKAQKTMHVVQTANGLLEYYHGLETAGTLSREQAQQQAMEAVRGLRYNQTDYFWINDLRPVMIMHPANPKLVGQDLSGIKDPDGVQVFNQMVSVAKAQGAGMVNYRWPKPGASEPVEKTSYISLFAPWGWIIGSGVYVDDVQAEFQLQVWKAASIAVGIVLIMALLLIVIARSIVRPLNTAVQAMANIASGESDLTRSLETHGSDEVTQLATHFNGFTAKLRRVIGELQHSAVGLGQASSELGTNADQAQARSQQQSQQMELVATAVNEVTYGVQDVAKNAEHAASEMRDAQAQAQQGQANIDGSLRQIEHLSGTIGQAVEVIRTLSSESTQIGGVLEVISSIAEQTNLLALNAAIEAARAGEQGRGFAVVADEVRLLAQRTQKSTAEIQGMIERLQSHSNAAVKVIGDSSRSSQLTIEQAHLAGQSLTSISQALGNLNGLNASIASATLQQSHVVEDINQNVTQAAQLSRNAAQAAEQSNVASVQLRGLSEQLNGLLRQFRV, from the coding sequence ATGAACATGCGCAATCTTTCGATCAGTCGACGGCTTTGGCTCATCCTCGTGGTCGCGGTGCTGATGCTGTTGGTCATGGCAGGCGCCATGCTCAAGCAAATCCATGACGACCTCTACGATGCCAAGGCGCAGAAGACCATGCACGTGGTGCAAACCGCCAATGGCCTGCTGGAGTATTACCACGGCCTGGAAACGGCCGGCACCCTGAGCCGCGAACAGGCCCAGCAGCAAGCCATGGAGGCCGTGCGCGGCTTGCGCTACAACCAGACCGACTACTTCTGGATCAACGACCTGCGCCCGGTGATGATCATGCACCCGGCCAACCCCAAGCTGGTGGGCCAGGACTTGTCGGGCATCAAGGACCCGGACGGGGTGCAGGTGTTCAACCAGATGGTCAGCGTGGCCAAGGCCCAGGGCGCGGGCATGGTCAACTACCGCTGGCCCAAGCCCGGTGCCAGCGAACCGGTGGAGAAAACCTCCTACATCAGCCTGTTCGCACCTTGGGGCTGGATCATCGGTTCGGGCGTGTACGTGGATGACGTACAGGCCGAGTTCCAGTTGCAAGTGTGGAAGGCCGCGTCGATCGCCGTTGGCATCGTCCTGATCATGGCGCTGTTGTTGATCGTGATTGCGCGCAGCATCGTGCGCCCGCTCAACACGGCGGTGCAGGCGATGGCCAATATCGCCAGTGGTGAAAGCGACCTGACCCGCAGCCTGGAAACCCATGGCAGCGACGAAGTCACGCAACTGGCTACCCACTTCAACGGTTTCACTGCCAAATTGCGCCGGGTGATCGGCGAACTGCAGCACTCGGCGGTGGGCCTGGGCCAGGCATCCAGCGAGCTGGGCACCAATGCCGACCAGGCGCAGGCGCGCAGCCAGCAGCAATCCCAGCAAATGGAGTTGGTGGCCACGGCGGTGAACGAGGTGACGTACGGCGTACAGGACGTGGCGAAAAACGCCGAGCACGCCGCCAGCGAAATGCGCGACGCCCAGGCCCAGGCGCAGCAGGGCCAGGCCAACATCGACGGCAGCCTGCGGCAGATCGAGCACCTGTCCGGCACCATTGGCCAGGCGGTCGAGGTGATCCGCACGCTGTCCAGTGAAAGCACGCAGATCGGCGGCGTGCTGGAGGTGATCAGCTCGATCGCCGAACAGACCAACCTGTTGGCCTTGAACGCCGCCATCGAAGCCGCGCGGGCCGGCGAGCAGGGGCGTGGTTTTGCGGTGGTGGCCGACGAAGTACGGCTGCTGGCGCAGCGCACGCAAAAATCCACGGCCGAGATCCAGGGCATGATCGAGCGCTTGCAAAGCCATTCCAACGCGGCGGTGAAGGTGATTGGTGACAGCAGCCGCTCCTCGCAACTGACCATCGAACAAGCCCACCTGGCCGGGCAGAGCCTGACCTCGATCAGCCAGGCCCTGGGCAACCTCAATGGCCTGAACGCCTCCATTGCCAGCGCCACTTTGCAGCAGTCCCACGTGGTGGAAGACATCAACCAGAACGTGACCCAGGCCGCGCAACTGTCGCGCAACGCCGCCCAGGCGGCAGAGCAATCGAATGTGGCGAGCGTGCAGTTACGCGGCTTGAGCGAGCAATTGAACGGCTTGTTGCGCCAGTTCAGGGTGTGA
- the lspA gene encoding signal peptidase II: protein MQVRSTTGRLVFWIFAWVAVDQLSKYFFKALLASGEQISMLQGSFVLLPAYNSGAFLSAGGAMPETVRKYFFMYGILAFLVGLFVWCVRAKKLKPLEIFAFASMIGGGLSNVIDRFCYDASVFDFLNLGVGNLRTGIFNIADVGIMAGVIILAVNSLVARRTQSAAQG, encoded by the coding sequence ATGCAGGTACGCAGCACAACAGGTCGGTTGGTATTCTGGATATTCGCCTGGGTGGCGGTGGATCAGCTTTCCAAGTATTTTTTCAAGGCCCTGCTGGCCTCAGGCGAGCAGATTTCAATGCTGCAAGGCAGCTTCGTGCTACTCCCGGCCTACAACAGCGGCGCCTTCCTGAGTGCCGGCGGCGCCATGCCCGAGACCGTGCGCAAGTACTTCTTCATGTACGGTATCCTGGCCTTCCTGGTGGGCCTGTTTGTGTGGTGCGTGCGCGCCAAAAAACTGAAGCCCCTGGAAATATTTGCCTTCGCCAGCATGATCGGCGGCGGCCTGAGCAACGTGATCGACCGCTTCTGCTACGACGCCAGTGTCTTTGACTTCCTTAACCTGGGCGTCGGCAACCTGCGCACCGGCATTTTCAACATTGCCGACGTCGGGATCATGGCCGGAGTGATCATTCTGGCGGTCAATAGCCTCGTCGCGCGGCGCACGCAATCGGCCGCGCAAGGTTGA
- a CDS encoding alpha/beta fold hydrolase, whose amino-acid sequence MSIEHFPGFWPLEVDTANVSFRGVIGGAGPALLLLHGYPQTHLTWRYLAPALAQHFTVIAPDLPGYGASRTHNHTPRWSKRRVAQALLDMMAQLGHSRFAVVGHDRGARAGYRLALDHPQHVSHYASLTVIPTLDMWERVDKAFALAQYHWFFLAQPYDLPETLLQANPDAFIEAALGKMAGGLDNIDGYALAAYKKAFRDPEVRHAMCEDYRAAAAEDTEHDAADRAAGKQLQCPVLVLWPQAQRAARTPLEVWRGWAREVSGKGIGGGHLQPEESPQAVLAQVLPFLMQPASSTP is encoded by the coding sequence ATGTCAATCGAACACTTTCCTGGTTTTTGGCCGCTCGAGGTCGACACTGCAAACGTTTCCTTTCGCGGCGTCATCGGTGGCGCAGGGCCTGCGCTGCTGCTGTTGCACGGCTACCCGCAAACCCACCTGACCTGGCGCTACCTGGCGCCCGCGCTTGCGCAGCACTTCACGGTGATCGCACCCGACCTGCCGGGGTACGGCGCCAGCCGCACGCACAACCACACCCCGCGCTGGAGCAAACGCCGCGTGGCCCAGGCGTTGCTGGACATGATGGCGCAACTGGGGCACTCACGGTTCGCCGTGGTGGGGCATGACCGCGGCGCCCGCGCGGGGTACCGGCTGGCGCTCGACCACCCGCAACACGTCAGCCACTACGCCTCACTGACCGTGATACCGACCCTGGACATGTGGGAGCGGGTAGACAAGGCGTTTGCCCTGGCCCAGTACCATTGGTTTTTTCTCGCCCAGCCCTACGACCTACCGGAAACCCTGCTGCAAGCCAACCCGGACGCCTTCATCGAGGCCGCGCTGGGCAAAATGGCAGGCGGGCTGGACAACATCGACGGCTATGCGCTGGCAGCTTACAAAAAGGCCTTCCGTGACCCCGAGGTGCGCCATGCCATGTGCGAAGACTACCGGGCGGCGGCGGCAGAAGACACCGAGCATGACGCGGCAGACCGCGCCGCTGGCAAGCAACTGCAATGCCCGGTGTTGGTGCTATGGCCCCAGGCGCAGCGTGCTGCCCGCACCCCCCTGGAAGTCTGGCGGGGATGGGCCCGCGAGGTCAGCGGCAAGGGCATTGGCGGTGGGCATCTTCAGCCCGAAGAGTCGCCACAGGCGGTGCTGGCCCAGGTGCTGCCTTTTCTGATGCAGCCCGCTAGCAGTACCCCGTAG
- a CDS encoding UPF0149 family protein produces the protein MQNLPLTPSDFEFIDDTLMKHGDDHSVLNPSELDGYFTALVSSPAQVDIAQWFPAIWGGQNPDWESPEEGKQFIDLCVRHINTLATQLALDPTAFKARLEQTEHQGQVLTLAEEWCFGYLRGVAVAQWPALPAAEAAQFEAISFCAEQDNFELPDDLDVALHKQRVAAIEAAAVALHDYWAAQRSA, from the coding sequence ATGCAAAACCTACCGCTTACGCCCAGTGATTTCGAGTTCATCGACGACACGCTGATGAAGCATGGCGACGACCACTCCGTGCTCAACCCCTCGGAGCTCGACGGCTACTTCACCGCGCTGGTCTCAAGCCCCGCGCAAGTGGACATTGCCCAGTGGTTCCCGGCGATCTGGGGTGGGCAGAACCCGGACTGGGAAAGCCCGGAGGAGGGCAAGCAGTTCATCGACTTGTGCGTACGCCACATCAATACACTGGCGACCCAGTTGGCCCTTGACCCAACAGCCTTCAAGGCGCGCTTGGAGCAAACCGAACACCAAGGCCAGGTACTGACCTTGGCCGAGGAGTGGTGCTTTGGCTACCTGCGCGGCGTCGCGGTGGCCCAGTGGCCCGCGTTGCCAGCGGCCGAGGCTGCGCAGTTCGAGGCGATTTCGTTCTGCGCCGAGCAGGATAACTTTGAACTGCCCGACGACTTGGACGTGGCGTTGCATAAGCAGCGCGTGGCGGCCATCGAGGCGGCGGCAGTGGCCTTGCATGATTACTGGGCGGCGCAGCGCTCGGCCTGA